AAGAGAACTGCTGAAAACATGTGTCGAGAAAGTGTAGGATCCATTCACACAGATAGGCAATCAGAGGGGGGTGAATGATTgcggaaaccaaaaataaattttaacaCTTCCCCCTAATCACAAAACCAGATTAAGCCTCGTTTTCAAATCTAGACAGAACACTGTGCCTTGAATAAAAATAATCTCGACAAAAACCAGTAGATCCAATTGACCTCAAACTTTTATGGATAACAGTATACGAAATTCTTGAAGTAACCCAACTGGAATCACGTCTATCggagatataaaataaacaaggtgTCTGTGTCAGATGGCAACGAGAATTGATCAAGCCCTAATTTAGTGATTATGCAAAATCATTAAAATGTTAATCAGTGAAATTTCTCAGATCAATGGCTTGATTCCCTAGCACAGTTTTAGATGGATCAAAACAAATCTATTCTTGAGAATAAGAAATCGATCTAAAACTAAAAGCTCGACATACAAAACATGAGCAATGCTCGGAGCGAAGGAACGAGATTACCAGCTCGTCAATTATCAAACATTGATCTTTATTACTCCAAGATGTTTACAAGATGCATCACACAAGCATCCACAAAAGGATTCTTCACAAAATCCCTAGGCCCTAAAACAGCCGCCGAAACCTTTCCAATGCTGCCTCTCTTCTGTTCTTCCGTCGCACACGCGGCTCTCGGTCGAACTCCGGTTTCTTTTATCTCCCGAGCCTGCCTGGCCTATTGACCATCACGCACATGCACTGCATCCACTGCgtaaaaaacaatttttagcaaCAGTTCGATTTTtttataggggcagctggtgatggagccgcccctacaatgatgtgctcgggtgcccagacaccagtcgcccctacaaatggaatagcatgggcggctggtgttacgagccgcccctacaaatggggtctgatttgtagggggggctcaatcatcagccgcccctggaaatactatttgtaggggcggctggtgattgagccgcccctacaaatggcctcgtatttatagcaccgatttgtaggggcggctcaatcaccagccgcccctacaaatgccccccatataaaacagatgcagcaccttcttcctcctcgggtcactcactccaacccgtgaaaaaaaagGTGGGGAAGCCttaggcacctcccaaaaattgctctactaagagggGAAGGTTTTagtctcaaattctttggtggagaggttgtagaaggtaagaaaatgctattccatacttgtttttgaagttttaatggttggttagtgagtaattagagttttgtttttctctctcttctatggtgcttgagctatttatgaagcaaattagacccaacttttaaatgtattaGTGTAAATTAGGGAGTGAAACaaaatcatacccttatttggtccatgtttcttgattttagtcaacaattagttagttttatggatgtttcatgtgcatgtggatctaatctagggtttggtttttttattaatttcgtttttataaatttatgtttgatgaaattggactagggtttgtatgaaagatattgggtaaagtataattcttgctaattgttatctttgaaattatttattgtaatcaataaatatgtattttaattatttatggataaatgggctgttaattaattttcttttaccatggtgtgtttgtatgcttcatgtaattatattagatttatattcatatatatctgaagtatatacaattattctcaagtaattattaatttattttatttttatatatatctgaataagtactcctttaatgtttgttttgttgttgttgtaaaagatggagtataggaactcttggatgtatggttcgttaaggttcaaggcaggtttaagtgaagaggtggataaatttattgaagccgcaaagaagcatgcaacgacattgaaagagaataaggatacaattatttgcccatgtaaagattgcaagaaccgtatggcatggatagatatgactatcatcagatcacatttaatTATGCgatgatttgttgaggactacacagtgttgattcatcatggtgaaacggttattgttaacgacgaggatgaggaggaatacgacgacgaaaccatagaatctctgtcccaatattcagcagagcttgatgcacgaatggatttcgagtttggcaatgaacaaggtggtgatgctggtggttgggatggtaacgacgaaggtggtgccaataatgatggtggagcacgtgtcggggatgaagatgatttagaggacatgattcgagcccttggaccagagattttactaaatagtccaaaaggtctagaaaatttgaaaagggtgacaaaagcatcgaaggagactgtgtatggtgttgaaaagggttgtccgatacattggacattgctatgttttgtgcttgagctgctcatcctgaaggctaagtatggctggtcagactgtagtttcaatgatctattgcatctcctgtcacgggtgctgccacaaccaaactcagttcccaccaacatataccaagcgaagaaggtcataagtccattgacaatgggggttgaaaaaatccatgcatgccccaaccactgtatacttttcgtggcgaaatgttcaagtcactggataaatgtccctggtgtggggccagccggtacaagaataatgacctttacggtggggatgaagcctccatggggaaaaagaggaataaaaaGGGTACCAAAAAGGTGATACAAGAATCTCAgtccctagaggacactccattaggcaacgatgcaaagcagagaagaattcctgccctggtaatgtggtacctgccagtgaccgaccgcttgagacgtatcttcgtaaaccctaaagaagccgcactcatgacatggtgggatgatgagcgcaaggtggatgatgatacgattgcatacccggctgattgtagtcagtggcaaaggtttaatgagaagcacaaagaattcagcgataacccaagaaatgtacggtttgggttgagcaccgatggaatgaatcccttcaatgagaggatgggcgaccacagcacatggccagtgatcttgaccatgtacaatatcccaacatggctgtgtcaaaagagaaagtaccttctcctcactattcttatttctggccctaaacaaccagacattgatatagacgtgttcctcgagcccttgatgcaagaaatggagaggctatggaggcatggggagcagatgtacgatgcgttccgaaaggaggacttcatatgtagagcaataatatttattactatcaatgattaccctatgttgtttgctttgtctagacagatcaaagggaagacggaatgcttggtttgctttgatggtactacatgggtgtacctggatacatccaagaagatagtttacctaaggaaccgacgcttcttaaagataagtcacaagtaccgtagcaaattgttcttcagtacttcgttacatggctgtcaaaagcattacctaacattttcatatacaaaacacacagtgccccaagcagaggcctaaGAGTGTACATTAtgaatactatatatgttctatgatgagtaacaccagtgcctacaggagacaccccttaagggtaactttgaacctcttcatcagtAATATAAAAACtccatacatggtatgaaatactaaactgaaacttgttctcttgtagtggagagaagagaaaggaatgaaaaaagacccatacaaggatgaccaactcttagagctcgtcggcgacttttgcaacttcatattggaccaaattgtacatgtcaaaggcacctaccatgaccgagagtctaacttaggtagaaatcctcagtaccaacacattCGTGAGACTAAAATGCTAGCTCTagaacgttgataacaatgtttatggaatttgtatattaaatgatggattgtatatatccttacgaattggacttgtaattgtagtttatataatactattgtgctggTAGTCGCgttcgaaacgttggtcgcggggcgttcggcgacgcgaacgcggttcggaacgttggtcgcggggcattcggcaacacgaacgctggatggaatacgcggaaacaaacagttctggtcgaatttgaattataaatttgattttttttacgggaaaacgtactgtaggggcggttctagattgaaccgcccctacaaacaggtattatagaggcggctggcactatagccgcccctacaaatcgatttataggggcggttggtgattgagccgcccctataaatcgatttgaaGGGGCGGTttgtaataccagccgcccctacaaatcgatttgtaggggcggcctgggaaccgcccctacaaatgtatgatttgtagagacggttcggtaggggcggctggccaaaccgcccctataaaggGTTATCAGCCACCCCTAAAAATACTTTTTTGCAGCAGTGATCGTGTGTCACCACAATAAGCGCCTGACCACATCCTGGTCAAACGAACTCTCGCCTCCTCTCGTTCTAAAGGGCACTTGACCAAGCCAAGCCCGGCTCCTGCATCTCGATCACGCACGTATCGGCACTTGACAAAGCCAAAGTCCGTTTCCTTGACACATGCATAGCCACGTACAAAACAGCCAGCAACCTCCTGCCCAATCCCCACCGTGCATGCACTGCCTCACGCATATGCACTTCTAGGACCAAGCCCGATTGGACTTTGCACCAAACcagcttgcacacatgcacaacCGTCTCCCTATTGATTTGCATCACGCAGGCTCGAACCATCTCTGCACGTCACCACGTGCCACATCTCAACTGTGGTCGTTAACGTATCCACACACATCCCTCGTGTCACACGTGTGTCACGACCACCAATCATAATCACACCGCAGCCCGCACATCTCTCGCATACGTCTCACGGAGTGATCTCTACACGTACACTATTCTTTTAGTCCCAACGTCCCATATGACATCCTTGACTGATAGGACCTCAGTTCCTCCCTGAACTTAGTCCCGAAACCTCAGTTTCCTCCCTGAATCTAGTTACAGTCCGTCATCGACCACGTTCTGCCTCAAGCAACACCTACACATGAACAAACACACAATCGCGTACGAGCCCAAGTCCACGACTTGACTCAAGTCAATCCGCACAACATCTCACACGAGCATGTCATGCAACAATACCAAATCACCATGCTTTCGCAAGCATATATAAGCATCACATGCATATCAAACTATGCCGTGATTCAAATCACTTTGCAATGCCAATTTCATATGAAACCAATTTTTCATCACATGATCTCGCAGAAAGAATAATGTAGAAGGGGGTCGAGGGTGAAGTCAGATCAATGTATTATGTTTGAACATATATATGATTCTTTTAataaccctaaaggagaaaaagTGGAGGAATTCTAGAGAATTGAAATCCTATAGGAAATTTTCCTATGAACCCTTTTGGAACAAAAGATTGGATTGCTACAAATCCTATGAAATTCCTTTGGAATGACACTTGTTTTATAGTAATTTTGGAGGAATTTTACCAATAAGTTGAACCGTATGGAAAGTTTCCTTTGTGTCATTCTCTTTCATTGAGAGTGAGTGTTTCATTCAAGTTTTATTTCATTCTGTATGACATGGCAGTCTTAGAAACAACACCATGAAACTTCTTACTGACTGGTCTCACCGGATATGATGCACGCATGCTAAAATATGAAAGCAGCTATTTGGATCAAAATTTCACCATGCATGCACTCCATAGACTAGCTTCGCCACTAATTTCTCTTGCTCGAGAGTTGTTAACTAGAAATAAATAAGATTTTACATACACCAAAACACTCTTGTGCAAATCAATATCTAGCACAATGTAAATCTTATGCTTTGCATAGGCTACAACATACTTCTATTTTCTTCAATTGCCAAATTTCTAATAAATTATTGCTTTATTTTGTTCTTATGCTTTTCCTGTGAAGTTGAAAATGACATGACCTCACTAAAAGAGAACCGATGCAGTTCGATGCATGATTGGCTCTTTTGCTCACGTTTTGTATTTCGTTTGGACACTGGCCGTGGCCGTTGTTGCTAAAGCTCAGTCTTGAGTACCCCGGCCGACAGCTTTACGGATCATCCATAGTGCAAGTGCACCCTAAAGCTAGAGATCTCTTCATATCTTGATGTGCCCAACCTGCTGCATAGCATTGCATTCCCTTGTTCTCATTCCACCCCCGCCCATCCTGTCAAAGCAGGGTAATGGATCCCATGCTTCAGTAAGTCGATTACATCCGAATTGATCGGCAAACCATTCCACTCCCGCCCATCCTGTTACCACGGCCGAACCAAACAAAACATGTAATCAACAATTCCCTTCTCATTCCAGCGGCTACGGTACCTAAAAGAGAGAGACAGAGAAAACAGACATAAAGTAGTCAACTAATAAATAATAACCTATACTCCATCCGGTTCTCTAAAACAAGTTgttttgaggttgtcttaagtcaaacattttaaactttgactacaaataacttcttttgggttgagtttgaaaatataaaagtgatgtaaatagattcatcttgaaatgtagtttcataaaagtatatattgactatattttatagcaaaaagttacagtCAAAATCGTTTCTTAGTATATCCATTTGCCTTGCTGCCTAAAACGAACGTTATGTACTGAAGTTATTCTTATGTGAACCACTGTACATGTCATGTGCCATAAAGGCTTGGCACAACCTGATAATTTCCGCATCTATTTGTTGTCTGTTGGCGTCCAAATTCCAACGCCGCTTATCATAAAAAGAATAATTTCACCTCCGTTAGTAACTTCCGATCCATTTCTATTTCTCCGCCCTGTGCCATACATATTACTAATAACACCCCGTGCGTTGCTGCGGGATATGCAATAAATTTTTTGGAAAGATATGCGTATTCATCGAAAAATAATTGGAAACAATCAATATAAATGTAGATTCATTAGTACCCAATCATTCTATAAAGATTATGTgcaatctttcaaaaaaaaacaaagattATGCGCAATAGAAAAGCATGTAGAAAATCTTAACGACGATAAAATGAAGAAAACATAAGATAATTTGATTTGGTTAACGCTCAATCATTCACTGATATGTTGACATGCAATCTCAGGACAGTCTGAGCCCATAAATCATCACGTGGTTTCCATATACACGCCGGACCATtcaaaaaaatattttcataGAAACTCAGCATCTCTCACCTTTCCTGTCTCACGCTGTCATGCTTGTTCATTTTGGCTTCATCAGTCTCCCTCCGCCTGTGTCTTCAGGCTTCAGTGCGTGCGTCCATCCCCTCTTCCCCTCGCTGGCTTCAGAACGCACATGGTGCACGTCTGATTTGACGGTGATAGTTGTGAGAAGCGGTGTCCGCTGGGGCTGCAGCATGCGCGGCTGGTGAGGGCAGACAACAGCGGCAACGCAGGGTGACAGCTGAGTCACCACGCCACGCTGCCACGCTGGTGCATGTGATGGATAGccaggacgacgacgatgatgtgtACGTGCAACAAACAACATGTTCAATCTGCACAGTTAACTGAAGCCTGAAGACTACCAACAGACAATCCAGGCTGAATAATAGAATGCACAGTTAACTGAAGCACCTGAAGACTACCAAAGTTCACAGTTAACTGAAACCTGAAGACTACCAAGTTCACAGAAACCTGAATGCTACCTGATAATACACTGAAATCTGAAACCTGAAGCCATGCAATGGACAGAACTGAAACTGGATTCTAGCTAACATATGCTTACTATTGATCGTAATACAATGGATTGAACTGTCTACTCTGAACCTAAACAGAGGCATATGTGGAATGAAACCAACCTCCATCTGTTGCTGCACCTTGCAGGCCATCGCAGCATGTGCTTGCACTCCTTCTGTTCTTCCATCTATATCACCCATGAcatggaacaaaaaaaaaaagatcattcACAGTAGGAGGATTAATACAGGAAACTGAAAATCACCATTTGAAAGACCCTCTGCTTGCACGCCATCTGCTGCagcatcatcttcatctccatcTGCTCTTTGGTCTTGAAAACAAACAACACAGGAAAacatgaaaaaacaaaaaaaaaaactgagaaaAATCAGAACATAGAGAAGAAAGACATGGCAAAACAAAAAAATCTGAGAAAAAAGAGCACCAATAAGAGGATTATGCAGATCAGCTATTTGTCCACCCACTATCACTGCATTTTAAAAATCCCAAATAGTTCAATGAGACCAAGATATTTCTCAAAAGCATAAAGAACTATCCAATTTAAATACCCAGGAGATCTGGTTATCACAAGATAATCATAAGCTTGTGGATCTCGACAAGGCAGACACCATCCTCAGCAATGAGTTGCCGGGGCAGCCTTGCCGCATGGTCAAGCATCCACGACGTCACGTTATTGCTGCCAACAACAGCATCTAACTATCGGCATATAGGAAGACATGCAGCTCATCAATGTGGACGATGTCCAGTGCTCGGCAAGCCACCAGAGGTACAACTGAAAAACTCAACccaaaatataaatttataatcTAATTGAGGAAGTCATTTAGCAAAAAAAGGCTACATGCTTAGTATGGATCATGCAGCAGCTGGCATGTAAGAGTAAATAACTACACAGGTTGAGTAGCACATCTGATTAATTTGCCCTTCCATTCAATTGGAATGTCGACATACACAAGGTACATAAATGTGTCAACAAAGACCAAATTTAGAACACAACTCTACACTCAAGAACAAAAATAAAAATTAAGATGATAGCATCATGGTACTATTGAATCTGAATAACAAACATGCCAAAACATTTAGAAATGTATAGTAGTATGTAGACACAATCACATGAACCTGTAGATCGGGGTGAAgagggatggatggatggacCGGGGGCACCCAACATGTAATGCTTACCTGGCCGAAGAGTTCAAGACGAACGCGGTACAAAACTTCCCCGTGGGCAAGGAAGCAGCCGTCATCACCACCGTGCCGGATCTGACGGAGAAGGTGTCGGCCGGATCTGGGGGAAGGCGAGCAGCCGCTTCCCATCACAAATTGGGAGCCCGGCTGCCTTCTTATGAGGGTGTAGTGTCGTGGGCAACGAGGCTGAGTGCCAAGGAGGCCAGCGAGTTCCGACCTATCTCCGCAACGGCGACGCGTGACTCCCCCGCCGTTGCGCCGCCGAATGCCACCGACCTCGCGCGGCTCCCCACGACTGAGCGACGGCGGCGTGGGAAACATGTGCGGTGAGCAGCAGCGTGGGTTGGCAGCGGGGACGTgaagggcggcggcggccgtggcggcgggaggggggagagagagagagagagagagagagagagagagaggaggaggaggaggaggaggaggagggagacgAATGAGAGGAGTCGGGGGTCGGGGTCGGGAGGAGGTCCGCAAATTCACGTTCGGGGAGTTTTCTGAAAAATGACAAGGTtgcttattttttttcttcttcacgTTGAAATAGAGtacatgttcgcttgctcgtaaataaTCGTAAATTTCAAGtcgagaacagtgtttttctttcacactaaactagccagcagtaaataatccacgatacgatacggcctcccgaacaggctgctatTTTTGAACGCGTATATACTATGCGAACTTTCTTGGATGGACTGCGGgtttattttataaaacatggagGACTTTTTTGCAAATCAGTGGAGGCCACGCTCCAGCGCGCCAGGCCTTGGCGGGGCGCACGCGCGGAAATCTGCCGTGAGTTTTAAAGGCGTTTTTGGAAGAATGCCTCAAATAGTTGCAGGTTACTAAGGCACTTTTGACAAAACGCCTTCAATTGTCATATGTAATTAAGGTGTTTTTTTAATTTTGCCTTTAGGCCATTCTCAATGGAGTTTCATGAGGTGTGTCATGCACATTTAATAGGACGCCACATCAGCAGATCTGAACTTTCTGCATGAAACTAGTAGAAGAGAGAAGACATTCGTTTCATCCCCACGAAACGACCTGGGCGTCATTACCAACGCCGTGAAACGGGCACGAAACCCGCACTGAGAGCCTCGATTCGTTTCATCGCGTCTGTGATCTTCTTCCTCCTTCGAACACCACCATCACCGGGCACGGCTCCGCCGGCCGTGGGCGCAGGCATCGCCGGGCACAGCGCCGCCGGCCGAGGGCGGACGCGAGCACCGCCGAGCGTGGTTCCTGCCGTTGCGGGTTTCGCgggcgccgccggccatgggcgTGAGCTCCGCCGCGGGCGCGAGCACCGCCACGTGCGGCTCCTCCGGTCTTGGGCGCGGGCGCAACCGACCGCGGGCTCCGCTGCACGCCGCGCGCTCGCGTCCGCGCCGCCGTCTTCCGTGGTCGCCGCTACGCAGCCCGTGCATCTCCTGTTCGCACCGTCGTCTTCCGTGGCTGCTGCTCGCGTCTGCACCGTCGTCGTCCGTTCTGTGTTCGCAAGCGCGCGACCCTGGTGGGCAGAGTAGAGGGAGAAGCCGGTGGGACCCAAAAAGCTAAAATAACACATGAAACTGTGCGATGAAACTCTGCACTGAGAATGAGA
This DNA window, taken from Miscanthus floridulus cultivar M001 unplaced genomic scaffold, ASM1932011v1 fs_723_1_2, whole genome shotgun sequence, encodes the following:
- the LOC136532835 gene encoding uncharacterized protein codes for the protein MFPTPPSLSRGEPREVGGIRRRNGGGVTRRRCGDRSELAGLLGTQPRCPRHYTLIRRQPGSQFVMGSGCSPSPRSGRHLLRQIRHGGDDGCFLAHGEVLYRVRLELFGQTKEQMEMKMMLQQMACKQRVFQMMEEQKECKHMLRWPARCSNRWRLNMLFVARTHHRRRPGYPSHAPAWQRGVVTQLSPCVAAVVCPHQPRMLQPQRTPLLTTITVKSDVHHVRSEASEGKRGWTHALKPEDTGGGRLMKPK